TCTCTATACACTTTAGCAACAACGTGAGTACTAGTCCTTTCAACTTCAGGCATATTTATCAATTTTTCTAGGAAGTTCTTCATAAAATCTTCCCTATTCTTGAACCTAGCCAATACTACGAAGTCCATATCTCCTAGTACAAAATACACTCCCCATACTCCAGGCAATTGAGAAAGTTTTTTACCGAGGCTTTCGTGATAGTCTCTCCCATACCTTGCTCTTACGGTGGTAATTACTAGATAATCCAGGTTTAAACTTGATGGATCTACGTAAGTAAAATATCCTTTTATTACTCCTGTTTTCTCCATCTTTTTAATCCTGTAAGCTACTGTAGACTTTGGAACTTTCACTTCTTCTGCTATCTTTTCTAAAGGATATTTTGCATCATTTTGAATCAACTTAAGTATCTTTAAGTCTACTTCATCTACCATATTATTAGAGGAGTAATTTAACTTTTATACATTTCGTAGGTATGAATATTAGACCTTGTGCAAATTACTTCCAATATAGTCGTAAATTATACAGTAATATAAGGGACTAATCAAGATTGTTATATATTTTACAACCTATCCTTTAAAACATTTAAATTCTATCTAAACTTATTATTAACGCATGAATACAGAAGATGTCATTAAAACTGTTAAAGAACACACTTTCGGAACTTGGAAAGTCCAAAAAGGTTGGAATCCTTTAAACGTTGAGAAGGCTGAAGGAGTTTATTTTTATTCTGGAGATAAAAAGATTCTTGATTTCTCATCTCAGCTGGTTAATGTAAATTTAGGTTACGGAAATAAGGAAGTGATAAAGAGTATAGAAGATCAATTGGAAAAATTACAATACATATCCCCTGCGTTTGCTACAGAAATTAGGGCTAGGGCAGTAAAATCTCTATTAGAAGTAATGCCCGGAGACCTAACTAAGTTCTTCTTCTCAACTTCAGGTACTGAAGCTAACGAGGCTGCAATAAAAATAACAAGATTCTACAAAGCGCCGTCTTATAAGGTACTTTCGAGGTATAGGTCTTACCACGGCTCAACTTTAGGTTCATTAGCATTAACAGGAGATTATAGAAGGTGGTACGCAGAACCTAACGTCGCACCAGGAGTTGTTAAAATTCCGGAACCTTACTGTTATAGGTGTCCTTTAAAGTTAAAATATCCTGAGTGTAACTTAGCTTGTGTAAATTACGTTGATTATGTAATAAAAAATGAGGGAAACGTTGCAGGAGTTATTGTAGAGCCGATAACAGGAACTAACGGAGTTATAGTTCCTCCTAAAGAATACTTACCAACTTTGAGGAAGATAACTAAAGAGAACGACGTTCTCCTCATAACAGACGAAGTAATGACTGGCTGGGGAAGAGTTGGAGAATGGTTTGCAGTAAATTTGTGGGGAGTTCAGCCAGATATTTTAACTACTGCAAAAGGCGCTTCAGCCTCTTATGTACCTATAGGAATAACTGCAGTAAGTAAGGAGATTGCGGAATTTTTCGAAAATAAAATGTTTGCACACGGTCACACTTTTGAGGCTCATCCTATTTCGTTGTCCGCTATACCTGCAGTTGTTGAAGAGTACAAAAGGATAGATTTGCTTTCTCACGTAAAGGCTATGGGAAGTTACCTAGGTGAGAGGTTAAA
This genomic interval from Acidianus sp. HS-5 contains the following:
- a CDS encoding Lrp/AsnC family transcriptional regulator codes for the protein MVDEVDLKILKLIQNDAKYPLEKIAEEVKVPKSTVAYRIKKMEKTGVIKGYFTYVDPSSLNLDYLVITTVRARYGRDYHESLGKKLSQLPGVWGVYFVLGDMDFVVLARFKNREDFMKNFLEKLINMPEVERTSTHVVAKVYRETPYVTIDEEKVNIEEIKNGK
- a CDS encoding aspartate aminotransferase family protein, which produces MNTEDVIKTVKEHTFGTWKVQKGWNPLNVEKAEGVYFYSGDKKILDFSSQLVNVNLGYGNKEVIKSIEDQLEKLQYISPAFATEIRARAVKSLLEVMPGDLTKFFFSTSGTEANEAAIKITRFYKAPSYKVLSRYRSYHGSTLGSLALTGDYRRWYAEPNVAPGVVKIPEPYCYRCPLKLKYPECNLACVNYVDYVIKNEGNVAGVIVEPITGTNGVIVPPKEYLPTLRKITKENDVLLITDEVMTGWGRVGEWFAVNLWGVQPDILTTAKGASASYVPIGITAVSKEIAEFFENKMFAHGHTFEAHPISLSAIPAVVEEYKRIDLLSHVKAMGSYLGERLKELKERHKSIGDVRGVGLFWALEFVKDNKQTPFGAYEDKYEGKTTEVDILAKKLLDDGIYVFNGPSWFVVSPPLIIRKEEIDEGIEKLDEKIKYLDEKFSG